The following proteins are encoded in a genomic region of Thiomicrospira sp. R3:
- a CDS encoding pyridoxal-phosphate dependent enzyme, whose translation MPTALRLNHPVTPLQECVHPLFDQRGISLWIKRDDLNHPAIQGNKWHKLKLNLAYAHHKGFEQLLTFGGAYSNHIAAVAEAGNLYGWQTFGFIRGDELESQQQAWSSTLKKAAHNGMQLVFLDRKTYRLRDDQAWLHALQQHYPRAYILPEGGSNPLALDGFESLITELNQQLDFTHLLCAVGSGGTLAGLVKYAKPDQQVWGIATLKQAEYLIPRIQGWAGEDKANWRLCTAFHGGGYGKTTEDITRQAQVFEKRFDVPLDPVYTAKLIYGFNQLLERNEFKPGSRIVLYHSGGLQGRQVQDDCVLT comes from the coding sequence ATGCCCACTGCCTTGCGACTAAATCATCCGGTTACACCCCTCCAAGAATGTGTACACCCGCTTTTTGATCAAAGAGGGATTTCGTTATGGATTAAACGAGACGATTTAAACCATCCTGCCATTCAAGGGAACAAGTGGCACAAGTTAAAACTTAACTTGGCTTATGCTCACCATAAAGGCTTTGAGCAACTTTTAACTTTTGGTGGCGCCTACTCTAATCATATTGCTGCTGTAGCGGAGGCTGGAAACCTTTATGGCTGGCAGACCTTCGGTTTTATTCGCGGTGATGAACTTGAGTCACAGCAGCAGGCCTGGTCATCCACCTTAAAAAAAGCAGCGCATAATGGCATGCAACTGGTATTTTTAGACCGAAAAACCTATAGGCTTCGTGATGACCAGGCCTGGTTGCATGCGTTACAACAGCACTACCCCCGGGCCTATATTTTGCCGGAAGGTGGCAGTAATCCGTTAGCGCTAGATGGATTTGAATCCTTGATCACAGAACTTAATCAACAGCTAGACTTTACCCATTTGCTTTGCGCAGTGGGGTCGGGTGGCACCTTAGCAGGGTTAGTAAAATACGCAAAACCCGATCAACAGGTTTGGGGGATAGCGACGTTAAAACAAGCCGAGTATTTAATCCCCCGCATCCAGGGCTGGGCGGGTGAGGATAAGGCTAACTGGAGATTATGTACCGCGTTTCATGGCGGTGGCTATGGCAAAACAACAGAGGACATTACTAGACAAGCGCAGGTATTCGAAAAACGTTTTGACGTTCCGCTCGACCCGGTTTACACCGCCAAGCTGATTTATGGCTTTAATCAACTGCTAGAGCGCAATGAGTTCAAGCCTGGCAGCCGTATTGTGCTCTATCATAGCGGCGGCTTACAGGGCCGCCAGGTTCAGGATGATTGCGTTTTAACTTAA
- a CDS encoding L-threonylcarbamoyladenylate synthase, translating into MSVDCLYINVHPENPQERLLKQVVDILNKGGVIAYPTESGYALGCLLDNKEGAERIRQLRQLSDKHDFTLMCPDLSHLSHYAKVGNAQFRYLKASFPGAYTFLLIASREVPKRLQNAKRKTIGLRVTPNKITQTLLSYFDKPLMSVSLVLPGEDMPMTDGWSIQEELGHALDAIVDGGFCGFEPTTVIDFTGDVPVLVRQGQGPFNP; encoded by the coding sequence ATGTCAGTTGATTGTTTATATATTAATGTTCACCCTGAAAACCCTCAAGAACGCTTGCTAAAGCAGGTCGTTGACATTCTTAACAAGGGCGGAGTTATTGCTTATCCAACCGAATCGGGTTATGCATTAGGCTGTTTATTGGATAATAAAGAAGGCGCAGAGCGGATTCGTCAATTGCGCCAGTTATCCGACAAACATGACTTTACCTTAATGTGTCCGGATTTAAGTCATTTGTCGCATTATGCTAAGGTGGGAAATGCACAATTTCGTTATTTAAAAGCTAGCTTTCCCGGCGCTTATACGTTTTTATTAATAGCCAGTCGTGAAGTACCTAAACGCCTACAAAACGCAAAACGCAAAACGATTGGCTTGCGTGTTACACCTAACAAAATAACGCAAACCTTGTTAAGTTATTTTGATAAACCCTTGATGTCAGTGAGTTTAGTGCTTCCGGGTGAGGACATGCCGATGACAGATGGCTGGTCAATTCAAGAAGAGCTCGGCCATGCGCTAGACGCTATTGTTGATGGTGGATTTTGTGGGTTTGAACCGACTACTGTGATTGACTTTACCGGAGACGTACCGGTATTGGTGCGCCAAGGTCAGGGGCCTTTTAACCCATGA
- a CDS encoding segregation/condensation protein A yields MAQPHQLLLPFAIVQGQPLIEPPKGLYIPPNALKVLLTDFEGPLDLLSFLIRKNKFDIRDIPVFDIACQYQHYIDLMQQLDIELAGEYLFMAAWLTEIKSRMLLPKPPQNDENSDEPDDPRTELMQKLIEYEAYQKGAQWLDGLKIVGRDLWPIRLEVEPPASLAPVLSLDDLFTAMEQVYQRARSRSAHQVVEEAIEISDKIDWILQQITDQPVSLIGLLVLKEGKPGLVVTFIALLELLRQQMIELEQNQAYDEILIRRAA; encoded by the coding sequence ATGGCGCAGCCACACCAGCTGTTATTGCCCTTTGCAATAGTGCAAGGCCAACCGCTGATTGAGCCGCCAAAAGGCCTGTATATTCCACCTAATGCCCTTAAAGTCTTGTTAACAGACTTTGAGGGTCCGTTGGATTTGCTGTCGTTTTTAATCCGTAAAAACAAATTTGATATTCGTGATATTCCGGTATTTGATATCGCCTGCCAGTATCAACACTACATTGATTTAATGCAGCAGTTAGATATTGAATTGGCCGGTGAGTACCTGTTTATGGCTGCTTGGCTGACAGAAATAAAATCGAGAATGTTACTGCCAAAACCGCCGCAAAATGATGAAAATAGTGATGAACCCGATGATCCGCGTACAGAACTCATGCAAAAGCTAATTGAGTATGAAGCTTACCAAAAAGGGGCGCAGTGGTTAGATGGTTTAAAAATTGTAGGGCGCGATCTTTGGCCGATTAGGTTGGAGGTAGAACCCCCAGCGAGTTTAGCGCCGGTGCTTTCCTTGGATGATTTATTTACAGCAATGGAGCAGGTTTATCAACGCGCACGTTCAAGAAGTGCGCACCAAGTGGTTGAGGAGGCGATTGAAATTAGTGATAAGATTGATTGGATTCTTCAGCAGATCACAGATCAACCGGTTTCACTCATTGGTTTATTGGTGTTAAAGGAAGGCAAGCCAGGCCTGGTGGTGACGTTTATTGCGTTACTTGAGTTATTGCGCCAACAAATGATTGAGCTTGAGCAAAATCAGGCCTATGATGAAATTTTAATTCGACGTGCTGCCTAA
- a CDS encoding phosphoribosyl-AMP cyclohydrolase: protein MNRRKLLGLGLATLMASTAAIAAPVQNNNITEDEIRAAQKAWGAALIQIGQDYTKGGQAKAQATAKAVLNQAYGYNHGPVLFKPTLASGDTTFRTTHEGALAYFVGNNPKYGDSGFALKGWQAYEFNNAAVYINGDLALTMGHVTLTNKAGEKTTVDKTWGFKKDDEGQLRIVLHHSSLPFSAN, encoded by the coding sequence ATGAACAGACGTAAATTATTAGGTTTAGGCTTAGCAACTTTGATGGCTTCGACAGCAGCGATTGCGGCACCGGTGCAAAACAACAATATCACTGAGGATGAAATTCGTGCCGCTCAAAAAGCTTGGGGTGCGGCGTTAATCCAAATTGGACAAGATTACACCAAAGGCGGACAAGCCAAAGCGCAAGCAACGGCAAAAGCGGTCTTAAATCAAGCCTATGGTTATAACCATGGCCCGGTATTATTTAAACCCACCTTGGCGAGCGGCGATACCACGTTTAGAACCACGCATGAAGGTGCTTTAGCCTATTTTGTGGGCAATAACCCTAAATACGGTGATAGTGGCTTTGCTCTAAAGGGCTGGCAAGCCTATGAGTTTAACAATGCCGCAGTCTATATAAACGGTGACTTAGCGCTAACTATGGGGCATGTAACACTAACCAATAAAGCAGGCGAAAAAACCACGGTGGATAAAACCTGGGGTTTTAAAAAGGACGATGAAGGACAGTTACGCATTGTGCTGCACCATTCCTCCTTGCCGTTTTCAGCTAACTAA
- a CDS encoding AAA family ATPase, protein MRKLSRQQLYRHTQIEPQAFAQNTTTIEDFMQRFHPRAYQSLNFGLHLKRNQNHIFIMGEPGVGRIGMTKAMLKNAAQNKPMPDDVVLVSNFKESPKTKYLYFPSGKGFEFRQAIERFITQLKNQLPVVFDGHAYQLRSQQLERKLAASQEEILEPAFELATALSIDVQQTENNFVLHAVVEGEKMRLSELKALDEEVQAHFTDALDQVEAKINEALTRFPTMQHEYLEEGKKLNTQVASEHIAPLIQSLKKEFATNSETEQYLDDLEQALLAKLHLFWDQSADQVTTSSNNSSQLEEAAPEQQGISQFSVNLLVDHRNLEHAPVIYEQNATMPKLFGYAINNASSAMGDTLSLAMNHQAGLLQKANGGYLILNIQSLLKDPEIWSSLKASLMSRHLSFEIPSSNSVVPYHLPDFPLNLTLVLVGQPVHFYALHEIDAQFSRLFKVQVEFEVELSRTPDHELALAQQLASEIESWEDLPVELSAFERLIEYASRMAEDENRLYTNKAILRDVLAEATAFARANSQEKVSRETIEATIAQRDFHTGLMEEYFHRAIIEQQVLISLQGHHTGMVNGLTVMTVGRQSFGQPVRITAQASAGDEGIVDIEREIEMAGPIHSKGMLILSGYVRGRYMRYRSLGFSASIVIEQTYDGIEGDSASSAELFALLSAIAQVPMRQDLAVTGSVNQFGEIQPVGGVNEKIEGFYKICSARGLTGHQGVVIPEANTRHLMLNQEVRDAVEKGVFHIYAISHVDEGLALFGDMPVGEPNENGDFPSGSFNARIMQALECMNEKERD, encoded by the coding sequence ATGCGAAAACTTTCTAGACAGCAGCTTTACCGTCATACTCAAATTGAACCTCAAGCGTTTGCTCAAAACACCACAACAATTGAAGATTTTATGCAGCGGTTTCATCCCCGCGCATATCAATCGCTCAATTTTGGCTTGCATTTAAAGCGCAACCAAAATCACATATTTATTATGGGCGAGCCAGGTGTTGGCCGAATTGGTATGACCAAAGCCATGTTAAAAAATGCAGCACAAAATAAACCCATGCCCGATGACGTCGTATTGGTTTCAAATTTTAAAGAGTCGCCTAAAACCAAATATCTTTACTTCCCTTCTGGCAAGGGCTTTGAGTTTAGACAAGCGATTGAGCGGTTTATTACCCAGCTAAAAAATCAGTTACCTGTAGTATTTGATGGTCATGCTTATCAACTTCGTTCGCAACAATTAGAGCGAAAGCTGGCCGCTTCGCAAGAAGAAATTTTAGAACCGGCGTTTGAATTGGCCACAGCCTTAAGTATTGACGTGCAGCAGACAGAAAATAATTTTGTTTTACATGCAGTGGTCGAGGGTGAAAAGATGCGTTTATCTGAGCTTAAAGCCCTAGATGAAGAGGTTCAGGCACATTTTACCGATGCGTTAGATCAGGTTGAGGCCAAAATCAATGAGGCCTTGACGCGTTTCCCAACCATGCAACATGAATACCTGGAAGAGGGTAAGAAACTCAATACTCAGGTGGCATCGGAGCATATTGCGCCGCTTATTCAAAGTTTAAAAAAAGAATTTGCGACCAACAGTGAAACCGAACAGTATTTGGATGATCTTGAGCAAGCATTGCTTGCCAAGCTTCATTTATTCTGGGATCAATCGGCTGATCAGGTGACGACCAGCTCAAATAATTCCAGCCAGCTCGAAGAAGCTGCGCCTGAACAACAGGGAATCAGTCAGTTTAGCGTCAATCTACTGGTTGACCACCGTAATCTTGAGCATGCCCCCGTTATCTACGAACAAAATGCGACCATGCCAAAGTTATTCGGTTATGCGATTAACAATGCCAGTTCAGCAATGGGGGATACCCTAAGCTTGGCAATGAACCACCAAGCCGGTTTATTGCAGAAAGCGAATGGCGGTTATCTGATTTTAAATATCCAGTCGTTGCTCAAAGACCCCGAAATTTGGTCAAGCCTTAAAGCCTCACTAATGTCGCGCCATTTGAGTTTTGAAATCCCCTCATCTAATAGTGTTGTGCCTTATCATTTACCGGATTTTCCACTGAATTTGACTTTAGTTTTAGTTGGACAACCGGTGCACTTCTATGCGCTGCATGAAATTGATGCACAGTTTAGCCGATTGTTTAAGGTGCAGGTTGAGTTTGAAGTAGAGTTGTCAAGAACGCCTGACCATGAATTGGCTTTAGCCCAGCAGTTAGCCAGTGAGATCGAATCTTGGGAGGACTTACCAGTTGAGTTATCGGCTTTTGAACGCTTAATAGAATACGCTTCACGTATGGCTGAAGATGAAAACCGACTCTATACCAATAAGGCAATTTTGCGCGATGTGTTGGCGGAAGCGACCGCTTTTGCCCGCGCTAATAGCCAAGAAAAAGTTAGCCGAGAAACGATTGAGGCCACCATTGCTCAAAGAGATTTCCATACAGGTTTGATGGAGGAATATTTTCATCGGGCGATTATCGAACAACAGGTATTAATTTCATTGCAAGGCCATCACACCGGTATGGTGAACGGTTTAACTGTGATGACCGTAGGCCGTCAATCTTTTGGCCAACCTGTGCGTATTACCGCGCAGGCTTCGGCGGGTGATGAAGGGATTGTTGATATCGAGCGTGAGATTGAAATGGCCGGACCGATTCATTCCAAAGGCATGCTTATTTTATCAGGTTATGTACGCGGGCGTTATATGCGCTACCGCTCATTAGGCTTTAGTGCCTCGATTGTTATCGAGCAAACCTATGACGGTATTGAAGGGGATAGCGCCTCATCCGCCGAGTTATTTGCCTTGTTGTCAGCGATTGCGCAAGTGCCAATGCGTCAGGATTTAGCGGTAACCGGTTCAGTCAACCAGTTTGGAGAAATTCAACCGGTTGGGGGGGTTAATGAAAAAATTGAAGGTTTTTATAAAATTTGTTCAGCGCGCGGTTTAACAGGTCATCAAGGCGTGGTGATTCCTGAAGCTAATACGCGCCATCTTATGCTTAATCAAGAAGTTCGTGATGCGGTTGAGAAGGGTGTGTTCCATATTTATGCCATTAGTCATGTAGACGAAGGCCTAGCCTTGTTTGGTGATATGCCTGTGGGTGAACCGAATGAAAACGGTGATTTTCCATCGGGCAGCTTTAATGCTCGGATTATGCAAGCCCTTGAGTGCATGAATGAAAAAGAGCGTGATTAA
- the scpB gene encoding SMC-Scp complex subunit ScpB: MSFERLTSRQQQLYPIVSALVFSADQPLSNERLVALLKSKDGFNKTTTKDLMAVVDVLKSRLEDSGIQLVATSEGYRVEVLKDYLDWVYLLFEQNPPKLSRALLETLAIMAHKQPITRAEVESIRGVAVSTQIMNQLKHHGWVKSAGTKQVPGHPTLWVTTDKLVQDLGLTSKDALIEKLDRLVNDFLSDKQTQHVSQPIH; this comes from the coding sequence ATGAGTTTTGAACGTTTAACATCACGCCAACAGCAACTTTATCCGATTGTCAGCGCTTTGGTTTTTAGTGCCGATCAGCCCTTGTCGAACGAACGCTTAGTGGCTTTGCTCAAGTCCAAAGACGGCTTTAACAAAACAACCACTAAAGACTTGATGGCCGTTGTTGATGTGTTAAAGTCCCGATTAGAGGATTCGGGAATTCAGCTTGTAGCAACATCAGAAGGTTATCGCGTCGAGGTGCTTAAAGATTACTTGGATTGGGTGTATTTGTTGTTTGAACAAAACCCGCCTAAATTATCACGAGCGCTGCTTGAAACACTGGCAATTATGGCGCACAAGCAACCCATCACCCGAGCTGAAGTAGAGTCCATTCGGGGTGTTGCCGTCAGTACGCAGATTATGAACCAATTAAAACACCATGGTTGGGTCAAGTCAGCCGGAACCAAACAAGTGCCTGGTCACCCCACTTTATGGGTGACAACCGATAAACTCGTCCAAGACTTGGGTTTAACTAGCAAGGATGCGCTTATTGAAAAGCTGGATAGGCTGGTAAATGATTTCCTATCCGACAAACAAACTCAACATGTATCTCAACCAATACACTAA
- a CDS encoding c-type cytochrome — MKFIASSTLAIALGLIVVGCGESYTESENTVDTREVTKQAEPQAPSLKQRIEAPVNLTIQEAPTLPKTTEVEMRPQIASGSALYTSCAGCHGVTGEGGVGPKLKGQNEEDLISKMILYRAGEQVGPLTGMMAPMVKDMSDEDIERVVKFILTF; from the coding sequence ATGAAATTTATAGCGTCTTCTACTTTGGCAATTGCTTTGGGCTTAATTGTAGTAGGTTGTGGTGAAAGCTATACCGAATCGGAAAACACGGTCGATACCCGTGAAGTGACTAAGCAGGCAGAACCCCAAGCACCAAGCTTGAAGCAACGAATTGAAGCGCCGGTCAATTTGACTATACAAGAGGCGCCCACACTGCCTAAGACTACTGAAGTTGAAATGCGACCGCAAATAGCTTCAGGTTCTGCACTTTATACCAGTTGTGCTGGTTGTCATGGTGTGACCGGTGAAGGCGGGGTTGGCCCAAAATTAAAAGGCCAAAACGAAGAAGACCTGATAAGCAAAATGATTTTATATCGTGCAGGGGAGCAAGTTGGCCCCCTGACTGGCATGATGGCTCCGATGGTAAAAGACATGTCTGATGAAGACATTGAACGTGTTGTAAAATTTATTTTAACTTTTTAA
- a CDS encoding response regulator transcription factor — protein sequence MKILLIEDEQRLADFLVRGLQSEGYNIEAIMTINEAMPMIRSTEPDLVILDRLLEDGDGLKVCRDIRSMGLPCKILMLSALSEVDDRVLGLRTGADDYLGKPFHFEELLARIDALLNRENRKPIDPILSLEDLNFNLAKQQVERGKKLIELTAKELRILEMLMRNPGRVLSRERILSHVWGVLEDPMTNIVDVYMARLRRKIDDGFEVKLIKTRRGLGYVMGD from the coding sequence ATGAAAATATTATTAATCGAAGATGAGCAACGCTTAGCTGACTTTCTTGTTAGAGGCTTGCAATCCGAGGGTTACAATATTGAAGCCATCATGACGATTAACGAAGCTATGCCAATGATTCGAAGCACGGAACCTGATTTGGTAATTTTAGATCGCTTGCTTGAAGATGGTGATGGTCTCAAAGTATGTCGTGACATAAGGAGTATGGGATTACCTTGCAAAATCCTGATGCTTTCCGCTCTGTCTGAGGTTGATGATCGTGTTCTTGGCTTACGCACCGGTGCGGATGATTACCTCGGCAAACCTTTTCATTTTGAGGAATTGCTGGCTCGAATTGATGCTCTATTAAACCGTGAAAATAGAAAACCGATTGATCCAATTTTAAGCCTTGAAGATTTAAATTTCAATCTAGCAAAACAACAGGTGGAACGTGGCAAAAAACTGATTGAACTGACGGCTAAGGAATTACGTATTTTGGAAATGTTAATGCGCAATCCTGGTCGGGTATTAAGTCGTGAACGCATTCTAAGTCACGTCTGGGGGGTATTGGAAGATCCCATGACTAATATTGTGGATGTATATATGGCGCGCCTGCGCCGAAAGATTGATGATGGGTTTGAAGTGAAGCTGATTAAAACTCGGCGAGGATTAGGTTACGTCATGGGCGATTAA
- a CDS encoding HAMP domain-containing sensor histidine kinase produces the protein MFRHQLIISLSLLFVLILIQAWGFFWSFQKLAYHKERSLYAQQMLTDVVQFRADAKRLKVWLADFIITEKSNTSIRDNLFERMDQHLNQLTILNRLFEQSTRYEDQLFSQGVNQNTLLLTQNLSALKQALQTREVLALDSDEARWQALLALFDKFQGADMQQVINELVSLHKAQVAIAEDDAKSTRQLIYLSLVLMTLISLSLVIILSYRLIRVFNQSLNHLTYGASRFSQGKFNELIPLTGSKEFIELAFRFNEMAKRLEEHRLQQIKLQELTEDKVLERTAQLQHVVKQLSDAEKRQKGFIEELTHELRTPTTHILGEAELALRQPSEHSQNCALERIIDSCQTLASRIDDLIMVTRGQHALVSVELKPISACELYQQLIDQCLAYQVRIDFQLDIESSAVDQEKLLLVDQDKMLLVFGILLENALHYQTAPQMLQISMVQKDHTIMVRLADQGIGFEFSDSNKAFERYSRGQQAKKLRPEGLGLGLSIAKSLIDAHDGLLYFSANLPRGTKTMIELPFFDLSDESL, from the coding sequence ATGTTTCGTCACCAGCTCATCATTTCTTTAAGCTTATTATTTGTTTTAATTCTCATTCAAGCATGGGGTTTTTTTTGGTCTTTTCAAAAACTAGCCTACCACAAAGAACGCAGCCTTTATGCTCAGCAAATGTTGACGGATGTTGTTCAATTCCGCGCAGACGCCAAACGTTTAAAAGTCTGGTTAGCTGATTTTATCATTACTGAAAAGTCAAACACTAGCATTCGCGATAATTTATTTGAGCGCATGGATCAACACTTAAATCAGCTTACTATTCTAAACCGCTTATTTGAGCAGTCGACGCGCTATGAAGACCAGCTTTTCAGCCAAGGCGTTAATCAAAACACGCTTTTGCTAACCCAAAACCTTAGCGCATTAAAACAAGCCCTGCAAACCCGAGAGGTCTTGGCATTAGATTCTGATGAAGCGCGTTGGCAAGCCCTTCTGGCTCTGTTCGATAAATTTCAAGGTGCCGATATGCAACAGGTTATTAATGAATTAGTGTCTCTTCATAAGGCTCAAGTCGCCATTGCGGAGGATGATGCGAAATCGACACGCCAGTTAATATATTTATCTCTTGTGCTGATGACACTGATCAGTTTAAGTTTGGTCATTATTTTAAGTTATCGCTTAATTCGGGTTTTTAATCAATCGCTTAACCATTTAACTTATGGTGCTTCTCGCTTTTCACAAGGAAAGTTTAATGAACTTATTCCGCTAACAGGATCCAAAGAGTTTATTGAATTAGCCTTCCGCTTTAACGAAATGGCCAAACGTCTAGAAGAACACCGCTTACAACAAATCAAGCTTCAAGAACTCACAGAAGATAAAGTTCTTGAACGCACCGCACAGTTGCAACACGTGGTTAAGCAATTGAGTGATGCTGAAAAACGTCAAAAAGGGTTTATTGAAGAACTCACCCATGAGCTAAGAACCCCCACTACCCATATTTTGGGTGAAGCTGAATTGGCGTTACGCCAGCCTAGTGAACATAGCCAAAATTGCGCGCTGGAAAGAATTATTGATAGTTGTCAAACCCTAGCTTCTCGCATTGATGATCTTATTATGGTAACGCGAGGCCAACACGCTCTTGTGTCTGTTGAATTAAAACCCATTTCAGCCTGTGAGCTTTATCAGCAACTTATAGATCAATGTCTTGCTTATCAAGTTCGGATTGATTTTCAGCTAGATATAGAATCAAGTGCGGTGGATCAGGAAAAACTTTTATTAGTTGATCAGGATAAAATGCTATTGGTTTTTGGCATACTTTTAGAGAACGCGCTTCACTATCAAACGGCACCCCAAATGCTTCAAATCAGCATGGTACAAAAAGATCACACTATTATGGTTAGGCTTGCTGACCAAGGCATTGGTTTCGAGTTTTCAGATAGCAACAAAGCTTTTGAGCGTTACAGTCGAGGTCAGCAAGCTAAAAAGCTGCGTCCGGAAGGCCTAGGGCTTGGCTTGTCTATCGCTAAAAGTTTAATTGATGCGCATGATGGCTTGCTGTATTTTTCAGCCAATCTTCCTAGAGGAACGAAAACGATGATTGAGTTACCTTTTTTTGACTTAAGCGATGAATCTTTATGA
- a CDS encoding site-2 protease family protein, with product MMAMSELTLIQQLSIWALPVIFAITLHEAAHAWSAEKLGDKTARMLGRVTLNPIKHIDPVGTLLVPVALLALGGFIFGWAKAVPVTQRNLKRPKTDMAWVALAGPMANLLMALGWAIILKLGFLLVASSPEVGQFMIYSGIAGVSINIVLMVLNLLPIPPLDGSRIVSAFISDRLAWQYNRLEPYGLFILLGLLLLGVLSFLISGPYQFIQQLLLKLVGVV from the coding sequence ATGATGGCCATGAGCGAGTTAACGCTTATCCAACAACTCTCGATTTGGGCGTTGCCGGTTATTTTTGCGATCACACTTCATGAAGCGGCGCATGCCTGGTCTGCAGAAAAGTTGGGCGATAAAACAGCGCGCATGTTAGGCCGGGTAACGCTTAATCCGATTAAGCATATTGATCCAGTTGGCACCCTGTTAGTTCCTGTTGCTTTATTAGCGCTTGGTGGGTTTATTTTTGGTTGGGCTAAGGCGGTACCCGTGACCCAGCGCAATCTCAAACGGCCCAAAACGGATATGGCTTGGGTGGCTTTGGCCGGGCCAATGGCGAATCTATTAATGGCACTAGGCTGGGCTATTATTCTAAAACTCGGTTTTCTGTTGGTAGCGAGCTCTCCTGAAGTCGGCCAATTTATGATTTATTCAGGTATTGCCGGAGTGAGCATTAACATCGTTTTGATGGTGTTAAACCTATTACCTATCCCACCCCTAGACGGTAGTCGGATTGTCTCCGCGTTTATTTCTGACCGTTTAGCCTGGCAATATAATCGTTTAGAACCCTATGGGTTGTTTATTTTACTGGGGTTGTTGTTATTGGGTGTACTGAGTTTTCTAATCTCAGGGCCTTATCAGTTTATTCAACAACTCTTGCTTAAGTTGGTGGGCGTGGTTTAA